From Haloarcula hispanica ATCC 33960, the proteins below share one genomic window:
- a CDS encoding 50S ribosomal protein L37e: MTGAGTPSQGKKNTTTHTKCRRCGEKSYHTKKKVCSSCGFGKSAKRRDYEWQSKAGE; the protein is encoded by the coding sequence ATGACTGGCGCAGGAACTCCGAGTCAGGGCAAGAAAAACACCACGACACACACGAAGTGTCGCCGGTGTGGCGAAAAGTCGTATCACACGAAAAAGAAGGTCTGCTCGTCGTGCGGTTTCGGCAAGTCGGCCAAGCGGCGTGACTACGAGTGGCAGTCGAAAGCGGGCGAATAA
- a CDS encoding LSM domain-containing protein: MSGRPLDVLEASLGETVTVQLKGGEIFEGELTGYDQHMNLVVEDEDTTIIRGDNVVSITP, from the coding sequence ATGAGTGGACGACCGCTGGATGTACTCGAAGCGTCCCTCGGTGAGACAGTCACCGTACAGCTGAAGGGTGGCGAAATCTTCGAAGGGGAACTCACCGGCTACGACCAACACATGAACCTCGTCGTCGAGGATGAAGACACAACGATTATACGCGGCGATAACGTCGTCTCAATTACTCCATGA
- a CDS encoding M20/M25/M40 family metallo-hydrolase has translation MDTRRREFLESLLTTPGPSGYEADSQRVWLDYVSEFADEVRTDDYGNAVAKVEGGDTTVALAGHGDEIGFIVRDLTDDGFVKLGRIGGSDKTVSRGQHVTIHTADGPVSGVVGQTAIHLRDSDDDSVPEIAEQHVDVGAEDGDEVESLVDRGDPVTFVQTLSELENGRLAARGMDNRIGIWAAAEGLRRAAEAGADATVYAVSTVQEEVGVQGAKMVGFDLAPDVAIAVDVTHATDSPGSPGKADTGVELGAGPVVARGSANHPVAVDALRETGKEEDIDIQLQATGSRTGTDADAFYTSRGGIPSVNVGLPNRYMHTPVEVIDPDDLDVLADLLAGFAVRAADRAPFSVDV, from the coding sequence ATGGACACACGACGACGCGAGTTCCTGGAATCGCTTCTGACGACGCCCGGCCCGTCGGGGTACGAGGCCGACAGCCAGCGGGTGTGGCTCGACTACGTCAGCGAGTTCGCCGACGAGGTCCGAACGGACGACTACGGCAACGCCGTCGCGAAGGTCGAAGGTGGCGACACGACCGTCGCGCTCGCGGGCCACGGCGACGAAATCGGCTTCATCGTCCGGGACCTCACCGACGACGGCTTCGTCAAACTGGGCCGCATCGGCGGCTCGGACAAGACCGTCTCGCGCGGGCAACACGTCACCATTCACACGGCCGACGGGCCGGTATCGGGCGTCGTGGGCCAGACCGCGATTCACCTCCGGGATTCGGACGACGACTCCGTGCCGGAGATCGCCGAACAGCACGTCGACGTGGGGGCCGAGGACGGTGACGAGGTGGAATCACTCGTCGACCGCGGCGACCCGGTGACGTTCGTCCAGACGCTGAGCGAACTGGAGAACGGCCGCCTCGCGGCCCGAGGAATGGACAACCGTATCGGCATCTGGGCGGCCGCTGAGGGGCTTCGGCGCGCGGCGGAGGCCGGTGCGGACGCGACGGTGTACGCCGTCTCCACGGTGCAGGAGGAGGTCGGCGTCCAGGGGGCGAAGATGGTCGGGTTCGATCTCGCGCCGGATGTCGCTATCGCCGTTGACGTGACCCACGCGACGGACTCGCCGGGTTCGCCGGGCAAAGCCGACACCGGCGTCGAACTCGGTGCGGGACCGGTCGTCGCTCGCGGGAGCGCGAACCATCCGGTCGCCGTCGACGCTCTCCGAGAGACCGGCAAAGAGGAGGACATCGACATTCAGTTGCAGGCGACGGGCAGCAGGACCGGAACCGACGCGGACGCCTTCTACACTTCTCGGGGTGGGATTCCGTCGGTCAACGTCGGACTGCCGAACCGCTACATGCACACACCGGTTGAGGTCATCGACCCCGACGACCTCGACGTGCTCGCAGACCTGCTGGCCGGCTTCGCCGTCCGAGCGGCCGACCGAGCGCCCTTTAGCGTCGACGTGTAG
- a CDS encoding zinc-dependent metalloprotease, whose protein sequence is MGIYHSVQAVAGATGDGPIDWSAVADAAKGATDTGDLTVETPERDGYATDVRDARDRVREVGELAFDLPETVEIQNRHHWIDANVATFSRVMEPIEQQAEYIPGIARVVNTGSMAVALSFLGNNVLGQYDPVLLADNDAHALYFVRPNIHRVADQLNVERDRFRRWIAFHEVTHAAEFGAAPWLSDHLETAMEDAIDNLTDGNIDRTTLGELDTTMTAVEGYAELLMDRAFDDEYDDLRRKVDERRQGRGPIASLMRRLLGLGMKRQQYERGKAFFDTVADARGVAAAGRVWDSPDTLPTEDEIETPTLWIDRVDP, encoded by the coding sequence ATGGGAATATACCACAGCGTTCAGGCTGTCGCCGGTGCGACCGGTGACGGCCCCATCGACTGGAGTGCCGTCGCCGACGCCGCGAAGGGCGCGACGGACACGGGCGACCTCACCGTCGAGACGCCCGAACGCGACGGCTACGCCACCGACGTTCGGGACGCCAGAGATCGCGTCCGGGAGGTCGGCGAACTCGCCTTCGACCTGCCCGAAACCGTCGAGATCCAGAACCGCCACCACTGGATTGACGCCAACGTCGCCACGTTCAGCCGCGTGATGGAGCCGATTGAACAGCAGGCCGAGTACATCCCCGGCATCGCCCGCGTCGTCAACACCGGATCGATGGCCGTTGCGCTCTCGTTTCTGGGGAACAACGTCCTGGGTCAGTACGACCCCGTCCTGCTCGCGGACAACGACGCCCACGCGCTGTACTTCGTGCGCCCCAACATCCATCGGGTCGCCGACCAGTTGAACGTCGAGCGGGACCGCTTCCGCCGCTGGATCGCGTTCCACGAGGTCACCCACGCGGCGGAGTTCGGCGCGGCCCCGTGGCTGTCCGACCACCTCGAAACGGCGATGGAGGACGCCATCGACAACCTCACCGACGGCAACATCGACCGGACGACGCTGGGCGAACTCGACACCACGATGACCGCCGTCGAGGGGTACGCGGAACTGCTGATGGACCGCGCCTTCGACGACGAGTACGACGACCTGCGCCGAAAAGTCGACGAGCGCCGGCAGGGGCGTGGCCCCATCGCGTCGCTCATGCGCCGGCTGCTCGGCCTCGGGATGAAGCGCCAGCAGTACGAGCGCGGGAAGGCGTTCTTCGACACGGTCGCCGACGCCCGCGGCGTCGCTGCGGCCGGGCGCGTCTGGGACTCGCCGGACACCCTCCCCACCGAAGACGAGATAGAGACGCCGACGCTGTGGATCGACCGCGTCGACCCCTGA
- a CDS encoding Rrf2 family transcriptional regulator, translated as MVSIDLNNSQRTMLTTLVNRYQQTGEAVTGETIAEEIDRNPGTVRNQMQSLTSLGLVEGIPGPTGGYKPTSEAFDAIDRQQIDEAESVVVAHDYERVDVTVEEINFTNVHDPEKCRARFHLQSSVQDFSEGQAVILGPTPISKLVVAGTVVAVDESNSEILLDVAKIEAPVEEPEK; from the coding sequence ATGGTTAGCATCGATCTGAACAACAGCCAGCGAACAATGCTTACGACGCTGGTAAACAGGTATCAACAGACCGGTGAGGCAGTTACCGGCGAGACAATCGCGGAGGAGATCGACCGGAACCCCGGAACGGTACGGAACCAGATGCAGAGTCTGACCTCGCTGGGACTCGTCGAAGGCATTCCCGGCCCGACGGGCGGGTACAAGCCGACGTCCGAGGCCTTCGACGCAATCGACCGCCAACAGATAGACGAGGCCGAGAGCGTCGTCGTTGCCCACGACTACGAGCGCGTCGACGTCACCGTCGAGGAAATCAACTTCACGAACGTCCACGACCCGGAGAAGTGCCGTGCCCGGTTCCACCTCCAGAGCTCGGTGCAGGACTTCAGCGAGGGACAGGCCGTCATTCTCGGGCCGACGCCAATCTCGAAGCTCGTCGTCGCCGGGACGGTTGTCGCCGTCGACGAATCGAACAGCGAAATCCTCCTCGACGTCGCGAAGATCGAAGCGCCTGTGGAAGAACCGGAGAAATAA
- a CDS encoding alkaline phosphatase family protein: protein MTKTLVVGLDGASWELLDPWIEAGELPNLAALRDTGTWAGTQSCLPPVTFPNWKCYSSGKDPGGFGVFWFENVDLAAGEINVMNGGDYDTAELWDYLNDEGQSAGVVNMPTMYPPRDIDDLVVAGGPDAVEGEYRSISSGYTSPPELADELESRFDYSVHPDPLLSSNDERGAEVEAILDLLEKRFEVATTLMDERDLDFVHVTLFYLNVLHHFFWDDEPSLRAWQLVDEWVGRLDDREDLNLVLMSDHGCDATQTEFYINEWLAENGYQVRDTSVDAVLTRIGLDRENLLAVAKRAGLVDTLARVVPESIQQLVPQRDGVKRDRKLEAIDLEQTKVVASGQGPVYINPRFDVESVRESLMADLREVEDEHGPLFTDVYRGEDVYNGPYVDAGPEVVVDQRPGVHVNDGIGGGTVQSGPDRWAAENTPYGIFAASGPDFEPQGELDRISILDIAPTVLAAHGCAVPTDMRGEVLPVFPQDPAVGERAPLSIEDALGSDDGDAVEDRLKQLGYME, encoded by the coding sequence ATGACGAAGACCCTCGTCGTCGGACTCGACGGAGCGAGCTGGGAACTGCTCGACCCGTGGATCGAGGCCGGCGAGCTCCCGAATCTGGCCGCGCTGCGGGACACCGGCACCTGGGCGGGGACGCAGAGCTGTCTGCCGCCGGTGACGTTCCCGAACTGGAAGTGCTACTCCTCGGGCAAAGACCCGGGCGGGTTCGGCGTCTTCTGGTTCGAGAACGTCGACCTCGCCGCGGGCGAGATCAACGTGATGAACGGCGGCGACTACGACACCGCCGAGCTGTGGGACTACCTCAACGACGAGGGGCAGTCGGCCGGTGTCGTCAACATGCCGACGATGTACCCGCCGCGGGACATCGACGACCTCGTCGTCGCCGGGGGTCCGGACGCCGTCGAGGGCGAATACCGGTCGATCAGCTCCGGCTACACCTCGCCGCCGGAACTGGCCGACGAACTCGAATCACGGTTCGATTACAGCGTCCACCCGGACCCGCTGCTGTCCTCGAACGACGAGCGCGGCGCGGAAGTCGAGGCCATTCTGGACCTGCTAGAGAAGCGCTTCGAGGTGGCGACGACGCTCATGGACGAGCGGGACCTCGATTTCGTCCACGTCACGCTGTTCTATCTCAACGTCCTGCATCACTTCTTCTGGGACGACGAGCCCAGTCTGCGCGCGTGGCAACTGGTCGACGAGTGGGTCGGCCGGCTCGACGACCGCGAGGACCTGAACCTCGTCCTGATGTCCGACCACGGCTGTGACGCGACCCAGACGGAGTTCTACATCAACGAGTGGCTGGCCGAGAACGGCTACCAGGTCCGGGATACGAGCGTCGACGCCGTGCTCACTCGAATCGGGCTCGACCGCGAGAACCTGCTCGCGGTCGCAAAGCGGGCTGGACTGGTCGACACACTTGCCCGCGTCGTCCCCGAGTCCATCCAGCAACTCGTCCCGCAGCGCGACGGCGTCAAACGGGACCGCAAGCTCGAAGCCATCGACCTGGAACAGACGAAGGTCGTCGCCAGCGGGCAGGGGCCGGTGTACATCAACCCCCGGTTCGACGTAGAATCGGTCCGTGAGTCGCTCATGGCCGACCTCCGCGAGGTAGAAGACGAGCACGGCCCGCTGTTCACGGACGTCTACAGAGGCGAGGACGTGTACAACGGCCCCTACGTCGACGCCGGCCCGGAGGTCGTCGTCGACCAGCGCCCGGGCGTCCACGTCAACGACGGCATCGGCGGCGGGACCGTCCAGAGCGGCCCCGACCGCTGGGCGGCCGAGAACACGCCCTACGGCATCTTCGCCGCCAGCGGGCCGGACTTCGAGCCGCAGGGCGAACTCGACAGAATCAGCATTCTCGACATCGCGCCGACGGTGCTGGCCGCCCACGGCTGTGCGGTGCCGACGGACATGCGCGGCGAGGTCCTCCCGGTGTTCCCCCAGGACCCCGCTGTCGGCGAGCGTGCCCCACTCAGTATCGAGGACGCCCTCGGAAGCGACGACGGCGACGCCGTCGAAGACCGGCTGAAACAACTGGGATACATGGAGTAG
- a CDS encoding DUF5796 family protein: protein MSNRSDIAPDTVSVELTEDGVVVEYLDGRQAFYHGVPTAVEGSIQTAPGKDTHVLITDETETSGILVYVNDLRTHDDILEETGVGRVILDDGEEDELFPGVTVRDNQMRTKVEVDYDVTNGRVFVFEEDELGERSFEIVEA from the coding sequence ATGAGCAACCGGTCGGACATCGCACCGGACACCGTCTCGGTCGAGTTGACCGAGGACGGCGTCGTCGTGGAGTACCTCGACGGCCGCCAGGCGTTCTATCACGGCGTCCCAACGGCGGTCGAAGGGAGTATCCAGACTGCGCCGGGAAAAGACACACACGTCCTGATTACCGACGAGACGGAGACGTCGGGCATCCTCGTGTACGTCAACGACCTCCGGACCCACGACGATATTCTCGAAGAGACAGGCGTCGGACGGGTCATCCTCGACGACGGCGAGGAGGACGAACTGTTCCCCGGCGTCACGGTCCGGGACAATCAGATGCGGACGAAAGTGGAAGTGGACTACGACGTAACGAACGGCCGCGTGTTCGTCTTCGAGGAAGACGAACTCGGCGAGCGGAGCTTCGAGATCGTCGAGGCGTGA
- a CDS encoding DUF7128 family protein → MVVQTERDEVTWYKCETCGLMFDDQSDARQHEENCDDEDPSYIQ, encoded by the coding sequence ATGGTTGTCCAAACCGAGCGAGACGAGGTCACTTGGTACAAGTGCGAGACCTGTGGCCTGATGTTCGACGACCAGAGCGACGCGCGCCAGCACGAGGAGAACTGTGACGACGAAGACCCGTCCTACATCCAGTAG
- a CDS encoding AAA family ATPase has protein sequence MSGSTDAGVELTVEGANKRDAGRGIARLPESARTELGVLSGSPVIIEGDDRTVVKVWPADDDGSFVRIDSDTRANAGVNIGDTVTVTSGSVSEATEIAVQSVEPIPGSEDYESLVRKRLVDQIIQADERTHIEGLGTFLVRKTSPSGPVRVTGTTAVTVLPGLDGGSDAGQSSSGEATTANTPTAETESGVSYEDIGGLDEELDRIREMIEMPLSEPEEFRRLGIDPPSGVLLHGPPGTGKTLIARAVANEVDAYFDTISGPEIVSKYKGESEERLREAFETAEANAPAILFVDEIDSIAGSRDEDADMENRVVAQLLTLMDGLEDRGRVVVIGATNRVDAIDPALRRGGRFDREIEVGVPGEHGRREIMDVHTRDMPLHDDVDLDRIAAQTHGFVGADLASLTTEAAMAALRTDRDDGDVHQDDFETALATVDPSAMREYVAESPTATFDDVGGLAEVKQTLTETIEWPLSYGELFTATNTDPPSGILLYGPPGTGKTLLARAVAGESDVNFIHVAGPEIMDRYVGESEEAVRELFERARQTAPSIIFLDEIDAIASHRGQGNEVTERVVSQLLAELDGITENPNLVVLAATNRRDMIDDALLRPGRLEQHVEVPNPDRDAREEILAVHTAGKPLAADTDIEDLAEKTDGFSGAELEAVVREASMLAIREVASAYGPEEATENAEEVEITPAHFSEALERERTR, from the coding sequence ATGAGCGGGTCCACTGACGCCGGTGTCGAACTCACCGTCGAGGGTGCGAACAAGCGCGACGCCGGGCGCGGTATCGCACGACTACCGGAGTCCGCACGGACCGAACTCGGGGTGTTGAGCGGGTCGCCCGTCATCATCGAAGGCGACGACAGAACCGTCGTGAAGGTCTGGCCCGCGGACGACGACGGCTCCTTCGTCCGCATCGATTCAGACACCAGAGCGAACGCCGGGGTCAACATCGGCGACACGGTTACAGTGACCAGCGGGTCGGTCTCCGAGGCCACTGAGATCGCCGTCCAGTCGGTCGAACCGATACCGGGCAGCGAGGACTACGAGAGCCTGGTCAGGAAGCGGCTGGTCGACCAGATAATCCAGGCCGACGAGCGGACCCACATCGAAGGGCTGGGCACGTTCCTCGTTCGCAAGACCTCTCCCTCGGGGCCGGTTCGCGTCACCGGCACGACGGCAGTGACTGTGCTGCCGGGCCTCGACGGTGGCAGCGATGCGGGCCAGTCGTCGTCCGGTGAGGCAACAACGGCGAACACACCGACCGCCGAGACGGAATCGGGGGTGAGCTACGAGGACATCGGCGGCCTCGACGAGGAACTGGATCGTATCCGTGAAATGATAGAGATGCCCCTCTCGGAGCCCGAGGAGTTCCGCCGTCTGGGTATCGACCCGCCCAGCGGCGTGTTGCTCCACGGCCCGCCCGGGACGGGGAAGACCCTTATCGCGCGAGCGGTGGCAAACGAGGTCGACGCCTACTTCGACACTATCTCCGGCCCCGAAATCGTCTCCAAGTACAAGGGCGAGAGCGAGGAGCGGCTCCGGGAGGCCTTCGAGACGGCGGAGGCGAACGCGCCAGCTATCCTCTTCGTCGACGAAATCGACTCCATCGCCGGCTCTCGCGACGAGGACGCCGACATGGAGAACCGGGTCGTCGCCCAGTTGCTCACGCTGATGGACGGCCTCGAAGACCGGGGCCGCGTCGTCGTCATTGGCGCGACGAACCGCGTCGACGCCATCGACCCGGCGCTGCGCCGCGGTGGCCGCTTCGACCGCGAGATTGAAGTCGGCGTCCCCGGCGAACACGGCCGCCGCGAGATTATGGACGTCCACACGCGGGACATGCCGCTGCACGACGACGTGGATCTGGACCGGATCGCCGCACAGACCCACGGCTTCGTCGGGGCTGACCTCGCATCACTGACTACTGAGGCCGCGATGGCCGCGCTCCGGACCGACCGCGATGATGGCGACGTCCATCAGGACGACTTCGAGACCGCGCTTGCAACGGTCGACCCCAGTGCGATGCGGGAGTACGTCGCCGAGTCGCCGACGGCGACCTTCGACGATGTGGGCGGGCTGGCCGAGGTCAAGCAGACGCTGACCGAGACCATCGAGTGGCCGCTGTCGTACGGTGAACTGTTCACCGCGACGAACACCGACCCGCCAAGCGGCATTCTACTCTATGGCCCGCCGGGGACCGGCAAAACCCTGCTCGCTCGGGCCGTCGCCGGCGAGAGCGACGTGAACTTCATCCACGTCGCCGGCCCCGAAATCATGGACCGCTACGTCGGCGAGAGCGAGGAAGCGGTCCGGGAACTGTTCGAACGCGCCCGCCAGACCGCGCCGAGCATCATCTTCCTCGACGAGATAGACGCCATCGCCAGCCACCGCGGTCAGGGCAACGAAGTCACCGAGCGCGTCGTCTCCCAGCTACTCGCTGAACTCGACGGCATCACCGAGAACCCCAATCTGGTCGTGCTGGCTGCGACTAACCGCCGGGACATGATCGACGATGCGCTCCTGCGACCGGGTCGCCTCGAACAGCACGTCGAGGTCCCGAACCCCGACCGTGACGCCCGCGAGGAGATTCTCGCCGTCCACACCGCCGGGAAGCCACTCGCCGCTGACACCGATATCGAGGACCTTGCCGAGAAGACCGACGGCTTCTCTGGCGCAGAGCTGGAGGCCGTCGTCCGCGAAGCGTCAATGCTGGCTATCCGGGAGGTCGCGTCCGCCTACGGACCAGAAGAAGCCACCGAGAACGCTGAGGAAGTGGAGATCACACCAGCACACTTCAGCGAAGCGCTTGAACGGGAACGCACACGGTAG
- a CDS encoding DUF4349 domain-containing protein, whose protein sequence is MASRIRVLAVVGLLLLAGCTGMGGSGDAGEAQGGGDGAQMSSGDGGSSQPVEADSEANAADSGNIQAGDAAADRAIIRNGRMVVEVENYSTTADAIAARARTSGGYVSDSNRELHRSDGEAWYTGYTGYIVVRVPSEEYEPTQSMVSEQGTVRSEETTTKDVTDKLVDLEARLTNLRERRDRLRTFYEQANSTAELLRIEEELSSVQSDIERLEAQKRSLEQRVAYSTLRVEIHEPAPEPSAQQVPYHERSLVAAFLSSVTDVYVFTRGLLVTAASLAPWLVVLAVPVVGGRRLLRGRSVPLLGRRGASEPATEDSAGGGESDAPQQESTEESDMESPDRDA, encoded by the coding sequence ATGGCTTCGCGAATCAGGGTCCTCGCTGTCGTCGGTCTCCTCCTCCTTGCCGGCTGTACCGGTATGGGTGGGAGCGGCGATGCGGGCGAGGCACAGGGCGGCGGTGACGGCGCACAGATGTCCAGCGGCGACGGCGGGTCGAGCCAACCCGTCGAAGCGGACTCCGAGGCGAACGCCGCGGATAGCGGGAATATTCAGGCCGGCGACGCGGCGGCTGACCGGGCCATCATCCGCAACGGTCGGATGGTGGTCGAAGTGGAGAACTACTCCACGACAGCCGACGCAATCGCTGCTCGGGCGCGCACGTCCGGCGGGTACGTGAGCGACTCCAACCGCGAACTCCACCGCAGCGACGGCGAGGCGTGGTACACCGGGTACACCGGGTACATCGTGGTCAGAGTGCCAAGCGAGGAGTACGAACCGACGCAGTCGATGGTGAGCGAGCAGGGGACGGTGCGCTCCGAGGAAACAACGACGAAAGACGTGACCGACAAACTGGTCGACCTCGAAGCGCGATTGACCAACCTCCGGGAGCGCCGCGACCGACTGCGGACCTTCTACGAACAGGCCAACAGCACGGCGGAACTGCTCCGCATCGAGGAAGAACTGTCGTCGGTCCAGAGCGACATCGAACGCCTCGAAGCACAGAAGCGCTCGCTCGAACAGCGGGTCGCCTATTCGACGCTGCGCGTCGAGATCCATGAGCCAGCGCCCGAGCCGTCGGCCCAGCAAGTGCCGTACCACGAGCGGTCGCTTGTCGCTGCGTTCCTCTCGTCAGTGACCGACGTGTACGTGTTCACTCGTGGGCTGCTGGTGACCGCCGCGAGTCTCGCTCCGTGGCTCGTCGTCCTCGCCGTCCCAGTCGTCGGTGGCCGACGGCTCCTTCGCGGTCGGTCGGTCCCGCTGCTGGGCCGACGTGGCGCGTCGGAACCCGCCACAGAAGACAGTGCCGGTGGAGGCGAAAGCGACGCCCCACAGCAGGAATCCACTGAGGAATCGGACATGGAGTCGCCAGACAGGGACGCGTAG
- a CDS encoding carbon-nitrogen family hydrolase, protein MRLTLAQIDVSSDAVAENVGRATTAIKDAAADGADLVVLPELFNVGYFAFDRYAREAEGLEGETLTRIRGVAADNDVAVLAGSIVEDLEASADSGFDTPAPEGMANTAVFFDRDGERQAVYRKHHLFGYDSAESQLLEAGRRIPTVDFEGFTVGITTCYDLRFPKLYRHLVDEGVTLTLVPSAWPYPRVEHWKLFGRARAVENQLYVAAANGVGQFEDAELLGRSTVYDPWGTTLASADDHPALVTATLDPARVDQVREEFPALADRRTDWS, encoded by the coding sequence ATGAGACTCACGCTTGCCCAGATAGACGTGTCGTCGGACGCGGTGGCAGAGAACGTCGGCCGCGCAACCACCGCCATCAAGGACGCGGCCGCGGACGGCGCGGACCTCGTCGTGCTCCCGGAACTGTTCAACGTCGGCTACTTCGCGTTCGACCGCTACGCCCGCGAAGCAGAGGGGCTGGAGGGCGAGACACTCACCCGAATCCGCGGCGTCGCCGCGGACAACGACGTGGCGGTGCTCGCCGGAAGTATCGTCGAGGACCTCGAAGCCAGCGCCGATAGCGGCTTCGACACGCCGGCTCCGGAGGGGATGGCGAACACCGCCGTGTTCTTCGACCGCGACGGGGAACGACAGGCGGTGTACCGCAAACATCACCTGTTCGGCTACGACTCGGCGGAGTCCCAACTGCTCGAAGCCGGCCGGAGGATTCCGACCGTCGACTTCGAGGGGTTCACCGTCGGCATTACCACCTGCTACGACCTCCGGTTCCCGAAGCTGTACCGCCATCTCGTCGACGAGGGGGTGACGCTGACGCTCGTCCCGAGCGCGTGGCCCTATCCCCGCGTCGAGCACTGGAAACTGTTCGGTCGCGCCCGTGCCGTCGAGAACCAACTGTACGTCGCCGCGGCGAACGGTGTCGGCCAGTTCGAGGACGCGGAACTGCTGGGTCGGTCAACGGTGTATGACCCGTGGGGAACGACGCTCGCCAGCGCCGACGACCACCCGGCGCTGGTGACTGCCACTCTCGACCCGGCTCGCGTCGACCAGGTCCGCGAGGAGTTCCCGGCGCTCGCGGACCGCCGGACGGACTGGTCGTAA
- a CDS encoding SRPBCC family protein — protein MTVRAERTMTVPATPERVWEFITDPDKRARPISVVTDWEVIDDTHANWSIELPIPVVSQTMTVKTEDVEQRRPEYARFIGRSKVMTVQGEHELEETADGGTKLTNRFIVDGKLPGVERFFKRNLDDEMQNLEQALRDDLEVEA, from the coding sequence ATGACTGTCCGGGCCGAGCGAACGATGACTGTGCCGGCCACACCGGAGCGTGTCTGGGAATTCATCACTGACCCGGATAAACGGGCCCGGCCGATCAGCGTCGTCACAGACTGGGAAGTCATCGACGACACACACGCGAACTGGTCGATAGAACTCCCGATTCCGGTTGTCAGCCAGACGATGACGGTGAAAACCGAGGACGTCGAACAGCGCCGCCCGGAGTACGCCCGCTTCATCGGTCGCTCGAAAGTGATGACCGTCCAGGGCGAACACGAACTCGAAGAGACGGCCGACGGCGGCACGAAACTGACCAACCGGTTCATCGTCGACGGCAAGCTCCCGGGCGTCGAGCGGTTCTTCAAGCGGAACCTCGACGACGAGATGCAGAACCTCGAACAGGCGCTGCGGGACGACCTCGAAGTCGAAGCATGA
- a CDS encoding DUF7123 family protein: protein MADYSEEDRRILEYLRDSVSRGESYFRAKNIAEQLGLSSKQVGARLPRLAEEADEVEIEKWGRARSTTWRVTPTG, encoded by the coding sequence ATGGCCGATTACAGCGAGGAAGACCGACGCATTCTCGAATATCTCCGGGACAGCGTCTCGCGTGGAGAGAGCTACTTCCGCGCGAAGAACATCGCTGAGCAGCTCGGCCTCTCGTCGAAGCAAGTGGGAGCGCGGCTGCCACGCTTAGCTGAGGAGGCCGACGAAGTCGAGATCGAGAAGTGGGGACGGGCACGGTCGACGACGTGGCGCGTCACGCCGACCGGATAG